The Microbulbifer hydrolyticus genome has a segment encoding these proteins:
- the rnr gene encoding ribonuclease R translates to MNQDKPNSPSADSAGPVADPHAEREAEKYEKPVPSREFLLDLLEQQPGPVAWEAVADLLSIDDEDRREGVRRRLIAMSRDGQIASNRAGDFGVLDKMSLVRGRVIGHRDGFGFVSPGDGSDDLFLSHRQMRKVFDGDEVLVRETPGGFRGKREGAVVRVIKHNTHQLAGRIYREDGICFVRPDNPRLTLDVMVPEGKCADAESGQYVVVNITAQPGRNTLPHGEVAEILGDHLAPGMEIDVAIRNYGIPHAWPSAVLAQVEGIADEVLEEDKKARIDLRQLPLVTIDGEDARDFDDAVFCEVLPDGNWKLLVAIADVSHYVGVGTALDVEAHQRGNSVYFPDFVVPMLPEKLSNGLCSLNPEVDRLCMVCEMRIDESGNILGYQFFEGLMRSHARFTYTQVGEIVEERDNRHSGIRKQFAALTPHVDNLHDLYRALRRARDRRGAIDFETTETRIIFDAARKIERIVPVQRNDAHKMIEECMLAANVCAAELMEIAELPALFRVHDIPKKERLENLREYLGELGLRLEGGSEPQPSDYQELLAQVDGRPDFHIIQTMLLRSMNQAVYQPENRGHFGLDYQAYAHFTSPIRRYPDLLLHRGLRWLIRNGSANPAPVAEKVRQAPGAHALEREDILPYSTVAMVELGEHCSMTERRADDATRDVVSWLKCEYLQDHVGEVYRGVISAVTGFGLFVELDDLYVEGLIHVTALPKDYYHFEQAQQRLVGERSGTRFHLGDGVTVQVARVDLDERKVDFTFVELHPRPSYQNPKYRKPKSNKKSARPDGEVEKMPKAKAEAPSAAKLSKGEESTKVTGRAMELAVEFQKERQRRGKSDFSSEEKKASPWGGGLKKKTPSDEADEPRPIRKRKVGTDETEVVPPSTELPEEAPASEGEAPRKRKPKKTQPRKGGKRPAVAARKAAQKADKAESARRSAKKAAKKKLKKKLAKKPGGKK, encoded by the coding sequence TTGAATCAAGACAAACCTAACTCCCCCTCCGCTGACAGCGCTGGTCCGGTTGCCGATCCACATGCCGAGCGCGAGGCGGAGAAATACGAAAAGCCCGTTCCAAGCCGGGAGTTCCTGCTGGACCTCCTTGAGCAACAGCCTGGCCCGGTGGCCTGGGAAGCGGTTGCGGACCTGCTGTCGATTGACGACGAGGATCGTCGCGAAGGGGTGCGCCGCCGCCTGATTGCCATGTCCCGGGACGGCCAGATTGCGAGTAACCGCGCCGGTGATTTCGGTGTGCTGGATAAAATGAGCCTGGTGCGCGGGCGTGTGATCGGCCACCGGGATGGCTTCGGCTTCGTGTCTCCGGGCGATGGCAGTGATGACCTGTTTCTGTCCCACCGCCAGATGCGCAAGGTATTTGATGGTGACGAGGTGCTGGTGAGGGAAACCCCCGGCGGTTTTCGCGGCAAGCGAGAAGGCGCTGTGGTGCGCGTCATCAAGCACAATACCCACCAGCTGGCCGGCCGCATCTATCGGGAAGACGGCATCTGCTTTGTGCGCCCGGACAACCCGCGTCTGACCCTCGATGTGATGGTGCCCGAGGGCAAGTGTGCGGACGCGGAAAGTGGCCAGTATGTGGTGGTCAATATCACCGCCCAGCCCGGCCGCAATACGCTGCCGCATGGGGAGGTCGCGGAGATCCTCGGCGATCACCTGGCCCCGGGTATGGAAATCGATGTTGCCATTCGCAACTACGGGATTCCCCACGCCTGGCCGTCGGCCGTGCTGGCGCAGGTGGAAGGGATCGCCGACGAGGTACTCGAAGAAGATAAAAAGGCGCGCATTGACCTGCGTCAGCTACCACTGGTGACCATCGACGGTGAAGACGCGCGGGATTTTGATGACGCGGTTTTTTGTGAAGTGCTGCCGGATGGCAATTGGAAGCTGCTTGTTGCCATTGCCGATGTGTCGCATTACGTCGGGGTAGGTACGGCTCTGGATGTGGAAGCGCACCAGCGCGGCAATTCCGTGTATTTCCCGGATTTCGTTGTGCCGATGCTGCCGGAGAAGCTCTCCAACGGGCTCTGCTCATTGAATCCGGAAGTGGATCGCCTGTGTATGGTGTGCGAGATGCGCATCGACGAATCCGGCAATATTCTTGGTTATCAGTTCTTTGAAGGGCTGATGCGCAGCCATGCCCGCTTTACCTATACCCAGGTCGGTGAAATTGTGGAGGAGCGGGACAACCGCCACAGTGGTATTCGCAAGCAGTTTGCCGCGCTCACCCCGCATGTCGACAACCTGCACGATCTTTACCGGGCGCTACGTCGCGCCCGTGACCGGCGTGGTGCGATCGACTTTGAAACCACTGAAACGCGGATCATTTTTGACGCTGCGCGCAAGATCGAGCGTATTGTGCCGGTGCAGCGCAATGACGCGCACAAGATGATTGAGGAGTGCATGCTCGCCGCCAATGTATGCGCGGCGGAGTTGATGGAAATCGCGGAGCTGCCTGCGCTGTTTCGCGTGCACGATATCCCCAAAAAGGAGCGCCTGGAAAACCTGCGCGAATATCTGGGGGAGCTGGGGCTGCGCCTGGAAGGTGGCAGCGAGCCCCAGCCCAGTGACTATCAGGAATTGCTGGCACAGGTGGATGGTCGCCCGGATTTCCACATCATCCAGACCATGTTGCTGCGCTCCATGAACCAGGCGGTGTATCAGCCGGAAAACCGCGGTCACTTTGGTCTCGACTACCAGGCATACGCGCACTTCACGTCGCCCATTCGTCGCTACCCGGATCTGTTGTTGCACCGCGGCCTGCGCTGGCTGATTCGCAACGGTAGCGCCAATCCAGCCCCGGTTGCAGAAAAAGTCCGTCAGGCGCCCGGTGCCCATGCGCTGGAGCGGGAGGACATCCTGCCCTACAGCACTGTCGCCATGGTTGAGCTGGGCGAGCACTGCTCTATGACCGAGCGCCGTGCTGACGATGCCACCCGGGATGTCGTGAGCTGGCTCAAGTGCGAGTACCTGCAGGATCATGTGGGCGAGGTCTATCGCGGCGTGATCAGTGCGGTGACCGGCTTCGGACTGTTCGTTGAACTGGACGACCTTTACGTGGAGGGGCTGATACACGTGACTGCCCTGCCCAAAGATTACTACCACTTCGAGCAGGCGCAGCAGCGTCTTGTCGGCGAGCGCAGCGGAACACGCTTCCACCTCGGCGACGGTGTCACCGTGCAGGTCGCGCGGGTCGATCTGGATGAGCGCAAAGTGGACTTCACCTTTGTGGAGTTGCACCCGCGCCCGAGTTACCAGAACCCCAAATACCGCAAGCCGAAGTCAAACAAGAAATCCGCGAGACCGGATGGAGAAGTTGAAAAAATGCCTAAAGCAAAAGCTGAGGCTCCCAGTGCCGCCAAATTAAGCAAGGGTGAAGAGTCGACAAAAGTGACTGGTCGCGCGATGGAGTTGGCGGTGGAGTTCCAGAAGGAGCGCCAGCGCCGTGGCAAGTCGGACTTCAGCTCGGAAGAAAAGAAAGCCAGCCCGTGGGGGGGAGGCCTCAAGAAGAAAACGCCATCGGACGAGGCGGATGAGCCGCGTCCGATCCGCAAGCGCAAGGTCGGCACTGACGAGACTGAGGTTGTCCCTCCCTCAACGGAATTGCCGGAAGAAGCTCCCGCCAGTGAAGGCGAGGCACCGAGGAAGCGCAAGCCGAAAAAAACGCAGCCCCGAAAAGGCGGCAAGCGTCCCGCGGTGGCGGCACGCAAGGCTGCGCAGAAGGCGGACAAGGCTGAATCGGCAAGACGGTCCGCGAAAAAAGCGGCGAAGAAAAAACTGAAGAAGAAATTGGCGAAAAAACCGGGTGGGAAGAAATAG
- the rlmB gene encoding 23S rRNA (guanosine(2251)-2'-O)-methyltransferase RlmB, translating into MAQQLVYGLHAVQALLKSSPQQVQELLLLRGRKDQKLQKIIRQAEQNEISIRFVDRRALDEKVGDDGNHQGAVAVCVGDTQIYDEQFLKSLLQQLDEKSEAPFLLVLDGITDPHNLGACLRSAEAAGVHAVIAPKDKAAGLTPVARKVACGAAEVLPFVTVTNLARTLQMLQQAGVWLYGAAGEAEQNIYQTSLTGPIALVMGAEGPGLRRLTRENCDHLVNIPMAGEVSSLNVSVATGVCLFEAVRQRSAG; encoded by the coding sequence GTGGCACAGCAATTGGTATATGGCCTGCACGCCGTGCAGGCATTGTTGAAGAGTTCTCCCCAGCAGGTGCAGGAGCTGTTGCTGTTGCGCGGTCGTAAAGACCAGAAACTGCAGAAAATTATTCGTCAGGCGGAGCAGAATGAAATTTCCATTCGCTTCGTGGACCGTCGCGCACTGGATGAAAAAGTCGGTGACGATGGCAATCACCAGGGGGCGGTGGCGGTCTGTGTGGGCGATACGCAGATCTACGACGAACAGTTCCTGAAGTCTCTGCTGCAACAGCTTGACGAGAAAAGTGAGGCGCCGTTTCTGCTGGTGCTGGATGGTATTACCGACCCCCATAACCTCGGCGCCTGCCTGCGCTCGGCAGAAGCCGCCGGCGTGCATGCGGTCATCGCGCCCAAAGACAAGGCTGCCGGGTTGACCCCGGTTGCGCGCAAGGTAGCCTGTGGCGCGGCGGAGGTCCTGCCATTTGTCACTGTCACTAATCTTGCCCGCACACTGCAGATGCTGCAGCAGGCGGGCGTCTGGTTATACGGTGCCGCCGGCGAGGCGGAGCAGAATATTTACCAGACTTCCCTCACCGGCCCCATTGCGCTGGTCATGGGGGCTGAAGGCCCCGGGTTGCGCCGCCTGACCCGTGAAAACTGCGACCATTTGGTAAATATTCCCATGGCGGGCGAGGTTAGTAGCCTGAACGTATCGGTCGCTACTGGTGTCTGCCTGTTCGAGGCGGTGCGCCAGCGCTCAGCCGGTTAA
- a CDS encoding RNA polymerase sigma factor, with protein MSLIEFFRGRAAKEDRFTALVRPHLRLMHRMAYRWTQDRADAEDLVQDVLTHLFSRTDELDAVEKLGPWLVKVLYRRYVDLFRRRANSPIDETAVCISDDAFFQERLEDGRNRYQQLELQRLLNNALFTLDASWRDVVLLHDVEGYTALEVAEILDINVGTVKSRLHRARKKLRSVLEPGTVEAFAAC; from the coding sequence GTGTCCTTGATCGAATTTTTTCGCGGGCGGGCGGCAAAGGAAGACCGCTTTACCGCGCTGGTGCGTCCGCATCTGCGCCTGATGCACCGCATGGCCTACCGCTGGACGCAGGATCGGGCAGATGCGGAAGATCTGGTGCAAGACGTGCTTACCCACCTGTTTTCCCGCACCGACGAGCTGGATGCTGTGGAAAAGCTGGGGCCCTGGTTGGTAAAGGTGCTCTACCGGCGCTACGTGGACCTCTTCCGCCGTCGCGCCAACTCTCCTATTGATGAGACTGCGGTCTGTATCAGTGATGATGCGTTTTTTCAGGAGCGGCTCGAGGATGGCCGCAACCGCTATCAACAGCTGGAGCTGCAACGGTTACTCAATAACGCATTGTTCACCCTGGATGCGTCCTGGCGGGATGTGGTTTTGCTGCACGACGTCGAGGGTTACACCGCTCTCGAGGTGGCCGAAATACTCGATATCAATGTGGGTACCGTGAAGTCCCGTTTGCACCGGGCGCGAAAAAAATTGAGATCGGTGCTGGAACCGGGAACCGTTGAAGCCTTTGCCGCGTGTTAG
- a CDS encoding anti-sigma factor family protein, producing MMNCCQARRELDLMQRENNSALLRHLHRCRECREYAEELRLVNLLRTMPAPPPSEYFEERVLNAALPKRSSSALGNVRKWQLATAASVLFAVVAALPHWQPAAPAPEAAAIQAAVPATLPLRVSVDAARAMEGAVISVSLPENLALEGYGDQRELRWRTNLDAGANQLTLPVRARSGQRNEILIRIEHEGARKEFYVPVDFPAGGGSPGKQGAAPGPQTI from the coding sequence ATGATGAACTGCTGCCAAGCCCGACGCGAACTGGACTTGATGCAAAGGGAAAACAACAGCGCGCTGCTGAGACACCTGCATCGCTGTCGCGAATGTCGCGAATACGCTGAAGAGCTGCGGCTGGTAAACCTGCTGCGCACCATGCCGGCGCCACCGCCGAGTGAGTATTTCGAGGAGCGTGTGCTGAATGCCGCGCTGCCGAAGCGGAGCAGCTCGGCGCTGGGCAATGTGCGCAAGTGGCAGCTGGCCACCGCCGCGAGTGTGCTGTTCGCCGTCGTTGCAGCGCTACCGCACTGGCAACCGGCAGCGCCCGCCCCGGAAGCCGCGGCGATTCAGGCGGCGGTGCCGGCAACACTTCCGCTGCGTGTGTCTGTGGATGCTGCGCGCGCAATGGAGGGGGCGGTGATCAGTGTCTCTCTTCCGGAAAATCTCGCGCTGGAAGGTTACGGCGACCAGCGGGAGCTGCGCTGGCGCACCAATCTCGATGCGGGCGCGAATCAGCTGACGCTGCCGGTGCGCGCACGCAGCGGGCAGCGCAATGAGATCCTGATCCGTATCGAGCACGAAGGTGCACGCAAAGAATTCTATGTGCCGGTGGATTTTCCCGCAGGCGGGGGATCGCCCGGAAAGCAGGGTGCGGCACCGGGGCCGCAAACGATCTGA
- a CDS encoding tetratricopeptide repeat protein — MDLTSKLFAGLLCWAAATTAAAEPFASGTAAFREGDYERALAHFEKARQSGQQGASLTYNLGVTLFKLQRYQAAQVQFQQLLGDPEWADVARLQLGLLAEKQGRPVSAVAHYRVLTDSESPKLRGLAVARLTELARAPGVESAPEEDRGLALISLTSGFDSNAYSLQNELLTDDSVGEDTYTELFAWGQYRLQGTAENGWRLQGFAFGRRYSELESLDLSSFNLGVSRHIPWQGWLVEVGGVAETASLGGVRVTNEWRFVGRMRQVFGSGVLTLAYLPSYFSAADNYQYLDGWRQRVEARWSAPLANLEVDALYRLDLDDREDLTTADDGFYSYSPRRQTLGLEVELPVAQGWTLNAGTHYRTSSYSGSNRLQDSDGAFKAQARDGNRLRSWIGTEVQLLPRLQLDARVIHTDNEENFDIYTYDKTEASLGIRYVF; from the coding sequence ATGGATCTGACATCAAAGTTGTTTGCCGGCCTGCTTTGCTGGGCTGCCGCAACGACGGCTGCGGCGGAACCTTTTGCCAGTGGCACCGCAGCTTTCCGGGAGGGAGACTACGAGCGCGCACTGGCGCATTTTGAAAAGGCCCGCCAGTCCGGGCAGCAGGGGGCCAGTCTGACCTATAACCTGGGCGTGACGCTGTTCAAGTTACAGCGCTACCAGGCGGCGCAGGTACAATTTCAGCAACTGTTGGGTGACCCTGAATGGGCAGACGTGGCGCGCCTGCAGCTCGGGTTGTTGGCAGAAAAGCAGGGGCGCCCGGTGTCCGCCGTTGCGCACTATCGCGTGCTTACCGACAGCGAATCCCCCAAGCTTCGCGGCCTGGCGGTCGCGCGGCTGACCGAATTGGCGCGCGCTCCCGGTGTGGAATCGGCACCAGAAGAAGATCGCGGGCTGGCGCTGATCAGCCTGACGTCCGGTTTCGACAGCAATGCCTACTCACTGCAAAATGAGCTGCTGACCGACGATTCGGTGGGTGAAGACACCTACACCGAGCTGTTCGCCTGGGGGCAGTACCGATTGCAGGGCACGGCAGAGAATGGCTGGCGTCTGCAGGGGTTTGCATTCGGGCGTCGTTACAGTGAACTCGAGAGTCTGGACCTTTCCAGTTTCAACCTGGGGGTTTCCCGGCACATTCCCTGGCAGGGATGGCTGGTGGAAGTGGGTGGCGTCGCCGAAACCGCTTCTCTTGGCGGGGTGCGGGTTACCAACGAATGGCGCTTCGTGGGGCGGATGCGGCAGGTCTTTGGCAGTGGCGTTCTGACACTGGCTTACCTGCCCAGTTATTTCAGTGCGGCGGATAATTACCAGTATCTGGATGGGTGGCGCCAACGGGTTGAAGCGCGCTGGAGCGCACCTCTGGCGAACCTCGAGGTTGATGCCCTCTACCGCCTGGACTTGGATGATCGCGAGGACCTGACTACCGCGGACGATGGTTTTTACAGCTACTCACCGCGCCGGCAGACGCTGGGGCTTGAGGTGGAGCTGCCTGTGGCGCAAGGCTGGACCCTCAATGCTGGCACACACTATCGCACGAGCAGTTATAGCGGGAGTAACCGGTTGCAGGATAGCGACGGGGCGTTCAAGGCTCAGGCCCGCGATGGCAATCGCCTGCGCAGCTGGATTGGTACCGAAGTGCAGTTGTTGCCGCGTCTGCAGCTGGATGCGCGGGTAATCCATACCGACAATGAAGAGAACTTCGATATCTATACCTACGACA